In Leptodesmis sichuanensis A121, the following are encoded in one genomic region:
- a CDS encoding HD family phosphohydrolase: MKRVFQALERQLKETYGHYRRRLSESVGGLDRYRLLFQRSPFSDRPSRWSTYQTRLRRSTTWRTVSRSPLVLGVAVISLTSVLGYRFYTTPKLDIGKAAPQTIYAPASVTIEDQKATEEQRKTARKDAISVLKLDQAVNQQAQRLLQQQLQQGTELRQLAGAFPFTKTAYLSFKTQVYLRKLPDRDWQALLTTVDPKLPQTSEKAGLESANQPPLLENDRKQAIAELRALRRSVDLGTYLRVVQETAQARLRYAAALTAMVQPAVPNLSQAFNWAVLDLSNNDWRQIQTHLPNIAEQILVQGIAPGLPESLLSEAIKLQVKGLGSPESQAIASQLLINILQPNLVKDEEQTRLRAEQVARGIQPVMVSVRKGESIVKSGQIISSANFALLDHFGLSRREIDWVGLIAFGSLVSGAVTIVWFVKQRFYPSLRKRDGILLWLLSLSTPLLVALRLPSTNLPAVGLLIGSFYGGPLGVTVAGLLALLMAVGSDLQLNELLSSAIGGLVCGWLGGRLRSREELAILGVGIGVLQGTLYLLLTAASGIVWYTLLGASVVQGLIGLTWVIVGMGSSPYLEQLFDLITTIRLVELANPNRPLLKRLASEAPGTFQHTLFVSTLAEAAARALGCNVELVRTGTLYHDIGKMHDPLSFIENQMGGPNKHDIIDNPWESAEIIKKHVTEGLVMARKFRLPKAIQAFIPEHQGTMVIAYFYHQAQQRLQQTSTNGSTPVLNDEDFKYDGPIPQSREAGIVMLADSCEAALRSLKNATPEEALSMINKILRARWQENQLVDSGLTRDEMTQIANVFVQVWQQFNHQRIAYPKLTPASQPSKG, from the coding sequence GTGAAGAGAGTATTTCAGGCACTGGAACGGCAACTGAAAGAGACCTATGGCCACTATCGTCGCCGTCTGAGTGAATCGGTTGGGGGATTGGATAGATATAGGCTGCTCTTTCAGCGATCGCCCTTTAGTGATCGCCCTTCAAGATGGAGTACTTATCAAACCCGTTTGAGGCGCTCAACAACATGGCGGACGGTATCTCGTTCTCCATTAGTATTAGGAGTGGCTGTCATTTCTCTCACTAGCGTTTTGGGTTATCGGTTTTACACCACCCCTAAATTAGACATTGGTAAAGCCGCTCCTCAAACGATTTATGCTCCTGCCAGCGTCACGATTGAAGATCAGAAAGCAACCGAAGAACAACGCAAAACAGCTCGTAAAGATGCCATTTCGGTTCTGAAGCTGGATCAAGCAGTCAATCAACAAGCTCAGCGGTTATTGCAACAACAACTTCAGCAAGGAACCGAGCTACGGCAACTTGCAGGGGCATTTCCTTTCACCAAAACGGCCTATCTATCCTTCAAAACTCAGGTTTATTTACGGAAGCTGCCGGATAGGGACTGGCAAGCTCTGTTGACGACGGTTGACCCCAAGTTACCCCAAACCTCTGAAAAGGCGGGGCTAGAATCGGCCAATCAACCCCCCTTACTAGAAAATGATCGCAAGCAGGCGATCGCAGAGCTACGTGCCCTGCGTCGCTCAGTTGATCTGGGCACCTACTTAAGGGTGGTTCAGGAAACTGCCCAGGCTCGCTTACGATATGCAGCAGCCCTGACTGCTATGGTGCAGCCGGCTGTCCCGAACTTGTCTCAAGCGTTTAATTGGGCGGTGCTGGATTTGTCCAATAACGACTGGCGGCAGATCCAAACCCACCTTCCCAACATTGCTGAACAAATTCTGGTTCAGGGTATTGCACCGGGTTTGCCTGAATCCCTGCTCAGTGAGGCGATTAAATTACAGGTGAAAGGACTTGGATCGCCAGAGTCCCAGGCGATCGCTAGCCAGTTATTGATCAACATCCTGCAACCGAATTTAGTTAAGGATGAGGAACAAACCCGTTTGCGGGCCGAGCAAGTGGCTCGAGGAATTCAGCCTGTTATGGTTTCTGTTCGCAAGGGGGAGTCCATTGTCAAATCCGGTCAGATTATTTCCTCGGCCAATTTCGCTTTGCTCGATCATTTCGGGTTAAGTCGCCGCGAAATTGATTGGGTCGGCTTGATTGCGTTTGGTAGCCTGGTCAGTGGTGCCGTCACGATTGTCTGGTTCGTTAAACAACGGTTTTACCCCAGCTTGCGTAAACGAGATGGCATTTTGTTGTGGTTACTGAGTTTGAGTACCCCCTTACTGGTGGCTCTGCGGCTACCTTCAACCAATCTACCGGCTGTGGGGCTATTGATTGGTAGCTTTTATGGTGGCCCCTTAGGTGTGACCGTCGCTGGATTGCTGGCGCTATTGATGGCAGTGGGATCTGACCTGCAATTGAATGAGCTTCTATCTAGTGCGATCGGAGGTCTAGTCTGTGGGTGGCTGGGCGGACGACTGCGATCGCGGGAAGAGTTAGCCATTTTAGGGGTTGGCATTGGAGTCTTGCAAGGAACCTTGTATCTATTGCTCACGGCGGCCTCTGGAATTGTCTGGTATACCCTGCTGGGAGCCAGTGTGGTCCAGGGGCTAATCGGACTGACCTGGGTAATTGTCGGCATGGGAAGCAGCCCTTATCTCGAACAACTGTTTGATCTCATCACAACCATTCGCCTGGTAGAACTGGCCAATCCCAATCGGCCTCTGCTGAAGCGACTGGCATCTGAAGCTCCAGGCACCTTTCAACATACGCTATTCGTCTCTACCCTGGCAGAAGCAGCCGCCCGTGCCCTGGGATGCAACGTGGAATTGGTAAGAACGGGTACTCTGTATCATGACATTGGCAAAATGCACGACCCTCTCAGCTTCATTGAAAACCAGATGGGTGGCCCCAACAAGCACGATATCATTGATAACCCTTGGGAAAGTGCAGAGATTATTAAAAAGCACGTCACCGAGGGGTTGGTGATGGCTCGCAAGTTTCGCTTGCCCAAGGCGATCCAGGCATTTATTCCAGAACATCAGGGCACGATGGTAATTGCCTACTTCTACCACCAGGCTCAACAACGGCTCCAGCAAACTTCTACCAATGGCAGCACTCCTGTGCTGAACGACGAGGACTTTAAATATGACGGCCCCATTCCCCAGTCTCGCGAAGCGGGAATTGTCATGTTGGCAGATTCCTGTGAGGCGGCCCTGCGATCGCTGAAAAATGCCACCCCAGAAGAAGCCCTCTCGATGATCAACAAAATTCTGCGCGCCCGCTGGCAAGAGAACCAATTGGTGGACTCTGGCCTCACGCGTGACGAAATGACCCAGATCGCCAACGTCTTTGTCCAGGTTTGGCAGCAATTCAACCACCAACGCATCGCCTACCCCAAATTAACCCCAGCATCTCAGCCTTCAAAAGGATGA